The Triticum urartu cultivar G1812 chromosome 5, Tu2.1, whole genome shotgun sequence genome contains the following window.
AATAATGTTTGATAATTCTACACCATCACAAGAATCATCCCATGTGTGTGTTCTGCCTTTTTCTGACATCGTCTCACAGCAGAGCAAATCATAGATAACTGAACAGTTCCGATCCTAGTAAACCTCAACGtgccattgcttgttcttcttgAGCTGCGATAGCTTCTGATCCCAGCTCTCCCCTCTCTGCTCTGCCACCTTCTTGAGTGTATCCTGAATCCCTGGCATCATTCCTTTCAAACCACAGAAGTAGATGTGTGCACCGCCATCCAAAAGCTTGAAAATCTCATCGCTGTACTCCTCAATCTTGTCCTGAACGTACATCTTGCCGCCACTCTTGTTCTTCTGCTCCCTACTTAGTGCTTTGTCGAACCTACAAATTCAACACACTCAATTATATTATATTCAACTAGTTTATTCAAGTGGTGGCACACCCAATCTACGATGACGGAAGCATCCAAGTCAATAACAAAATGGCGTTTGGGGCATGTGTAAAGATAATAACAGAAACAAGGTATGACGATGGAAGAGGTCTAATAACCTGAAATTGTCTGGATACTGCTTCAGGTAGCTTGTGAATTCTTCGTCATAAAGAAGGCTGTCCGAATTAGCCACACCAAGGAAGAGCCAAGCCAGGCCACCAAATCTGAAATTTGGGACATCTTCCATGAACATGCGGCGTAGGTACCCGCGGTAGGGAGCAACACCAGTGCCAGTGGCAATCATGATATGGGTTGCATTTGGATCACTCTCAGGTAGGAGCATTATTTTGCCAGAGGGCCCTGGGGTCAGAATGAAATGACAGTGAGATGCATAAACTTTAGAACATCCATCATATGCCATGAACTATGAGACCCTGTTCGGTAATCCACCCACTCCTGGAATCTGCGGAGCGAGGAAACTGCAGCTCCGCCGGCCCCGGAGCAGAGTTGTGGAGCGGAGCGATACCGAACAGGGCCTGAGTATACACAATTCTACCAGAAAGAGTATGTGCATACATGTTTGGTTTGTATCTCGGAACAGGAAGCAGCACATTGTTTGAAGGACATTTATTATATGCATCAAAATTAGACTtttatccaaaaataataatcaAGTACGACAAAACTAATAGAACAGATCCAGTCGGCAGCAGCCAGCAGGACAGAACAAAGATAGCTATTAGTGTCAGCGATGGCCATACTGTAAGAGGCTCTTGGATATAAAGGATTTATTATTTGTCTGGCTAGTGCGTCAGAAGTTACCCCCCAAAAAAAAAGTTGCTCTTATTCAGAATGTACACTGTAAACCAGTGGCACTGTGAAAAACTCCCCTCTTTCTTAATGTTATGAAGAATGGTTACTTCCTACTCCATCTTAATTTACATCCTACACAATGTGTATATATGTCTAATGCTCTTTTTGTCAAAGGATTCAGAAATAGATGGTTTAAGACAAATGAACATTAGGCACATGTAAACGAGAAAACTTAGCCCTTTTAGAGTTAGAGGCGCTCATATAAAACTGCTAGCACACAAGAAAGCCTTTGCATCCATCTAAAAGAAAGCAACCAACCTGTCATCTGAATCTTGTCCCCAGGCTTTGAGTTGCATAGGAAATTACTGCAGACACCATTCTTCGAGGGGTCCTCCTTGCCAGTTTCAGGATCATAATAAACTGCACGGCGAACACATAAACTGGCAGTCTTCCCGTCAAATGAATCCCCATACCGAGTAGATGCAATGGAATACAGCCTGACATTCTGTGGGTTTCCAGGCTTCTTTGGGTTCTCTCCCTGATAGATGCACACAAGGTTTGATGAGCAATGAAGATGGGTGGTGAAAACAAGGATGGACGACAGCAAGGTAATGAATAGATACTTGGTACTTGAGTTAACCTAAAGATGGTGAAAACATGGACGGCAGGAAATGCTATGAACAGATATGTGGTACTTGAGTTAACCTAAAACAATTCTCCTACACAAAGCATCAAGCAGCATACTCAAATCAATGTCTATAAATTTGAACATAATTCAAGTACAGCATAACTTGATACGTTTATCCTCTTATTTAATAATACAACCCCTGTTCTGTTCAGTATTCACTATTCAGTAAGACAGACAGAGGATGGAAGAGAAAGTGGTTGAAATGGCTAAACGCTTACTGGAGGAACAATCCTAAGGTAATTCTCCTATAATAAAATCAAGCAGCATACCCAAATCAATGTCTGTAACTTTGAACATAATTTTTTTCAGTACAGCACAACTTGATATGTTTATCCTCTTATTTAGCAAGACAAAGAGTCCCCTGTTCAGTATTCAACAAGACAGAGGATGAAACTGAGAAAGTGATGGAATGGGCTGAAGACTTACCGGAGGAATAATCCCATAGCTCTGCCCCTCCCAGTACGGCACATTGCCACCATGGTCGATGACGACGTGGCACGTCTCTCCTGGGGCGTTAGGGCCTACCGCCCGCTCAACCGAGACAATGGTGGCCGTGTAAGGCCCCTTGGGCTTGTAGGTGTTGAGCGGCGGCTCCTTGGCGCTCTCCAGGTCGAGGGGCGCGACGGAGACCTTGCTCTTGCTCGACTGCTGGACTGCCCTGCAGAGATGCCTCGACTGTGCCGCGGCCTTGCTGTCGCACGCCAATGCGGTGCCGATCCATGATTTGTTGCTGAAGCTGAGACTGTTGATGCCCTGAAATGTAGCAAAAGGTGAAATCAGCATACTGTTGATGTTGGGGGCGCCGCTGAAAAGGCTGTGAGCTGGGGATCCACGGCATAGCAAAGCAAGAGCCC
Protein-coding sequences here:
- the LOC125510835 gene encoding ferredoxin--NADP reductase, root isozyme, chloroplastic-like, encoding MATAAASQVAFSAPVGGSDRAVRSSGIQGINSLSFSNKSWIGTALACDSKAAAQSRHLCRAVQQSSKSKVSVAPLDLESAKEPPLNTYKPKGPYTATIVSVERAVGPNAPGETCHVVIDHGGNVPYWEGQSYGIIPPGENPKKPGNPQNVRLYSIASTRYGDSFDGKTASLCVRRAVYYDPETGKEDPSKNGVCSNFLCNSKPGDKIQMTGPSGKIMLLPESDPNATHIMIATGTGVAPYRGYLRRMFMEDVPNFRFGGLAWLFLGVANSDSLLYDEEFTSYLKQYPDNFRFDKALSREQKNKSGGKMYVQDKIEEYSDEIFKLLDGGAHIYFCGLKGMMPGIQDTLKKVAEQRGESWDQKLSQLKKNKQWHVEVY